A stretch of Primulina tabacum isolate GXHZ01 chromosome 13, ASM2559414v2, whole genome shotgun sequence DNA encodes these proteins:
- the LOC142521805 gene encoding uncharacterized protein LOC142521805 codes for MISSGATDGDSGRARKAHGRRLESLGLDLPPKSDPTISFGPEDLKDVVAPHNDALLVTLTVANYDVARIYVDTGSSVNIHFKKTLDQMKVEGFKFDPISTPLFGFTGHAVQTTGQIMLPLSLGTGPHRITKMTCFTVVDAPSSYNGIMGRPALADFRAVSSTYHQKLKYPTGNHVGVVCGDQNSSRRCNVDEVRVEVKRSRTEIGMIGTQRGMISKNEAQLISEEEPETVEIGAHWNIRVAADLDPETKNDLLACLRANLDVFAWSPQELQGVDELRRAGHIREVLFPTWLSNVVLVPKSSGKWRMCVDFRDLNKACPKDCYPLPRIDQLVDNTAERGATYQKLMDKIFSAQVGRNVEVYVDDILLKSKSARDLIADLRETFATLRSYGLKLNPQKCTFGVRSGKFLGYMVTERGIEANPEKVKAIQSMSPPGNLQEVQKLTGRIAALSRFISRAVHRSLPFFCVLRKAKRFEWDEECMKAFDDLKTYLAELPILAKPAPGEQLYVYLSAIEAAVSSVLIKQKGTEQSPVYYISHALRGAELRYTVVEKLALDLVTTARRLRPYFLSHPIMIFTNSPLGKIMTHADISRRLVKWTTELGEYDIQYGPRTAIKAQTLADFLAETLHVEMEDLWKVYVDGSSTNEGIGVGVLLISPKGDELKLVVRLDFRASNNEAEYEAVLAGLRAARQVMGRSSSRLF; via the exons ATGATATCTAGCGGCGCAACTGATGGGGATTCCGGGAGAGCTCGAAAAGCCCATGGTAGAAGATTGGAGAGCCTTGGGTTAGACCTCCCTCCCAAGTCTGACCCCACCATTAGCTTCGGACCAGAAGACCTAAAAGATGTTGTCGCACCTCACAACGATGCTCTGTTAGTAACTCTTACTGTCGCCAACTATGACGTGGCGAGAATCTATGTCGACACCGGGAGCTCAGTCAACATTCATTTCAAAAAAACCCTGGATCAAATGAAAGTGGAAGGGTTCAAGTTTGACCCCATCTCAACACCTTTATTTGGCTTCACAGGACATGCGGTCCAAACCACGGGACAAATCATGCTCCCCTTATCCTTGGGAACGGGACCGCACCGTATCACCAAAATGACATGTTTTACTGTGGTGGACGCCCCTTCCTCATACAATGGGATAATGGGTCGACCAGCCCTGGCTGACTTCCGGGCTGTGAGCTCCACTTACCATCAAAAGCTGAAGTATCCTACAGGGAACCACGTGGGAGTTGTTTGCGGGGACCAAAATTCCTCGCGTCGTTGCAACGTAGATGAGGTGAGGGTAGAAGTAAAGAGGTCCCGGACTGAGATAGGGATGATTGGGACTCAACGAGGAATGATCTCCAAGAACGAGGCTCAACTCATATCCGAGGAAGAACCCGAGACGGTGGAAATAGGGGCCCATTGGAACATCAGGGTGGCGGCCGACCTGGATCCTGAAACTAAGAATGATTTGTTGGCATGTTTGAGGGCTAATCTCGACGTATTCGCCTGGTCCCCGCAAGAGCTTCAGGGG GTGGATGAGCTTCGTAGGGCAGGACACATACGGGAGGTCCTTTTTCCAACATGGTTGTCGAATGTGGTCTTGGTTCCTAAAAGCTCTGGAAAATGGAGGATGTGCGTCGACTTCAGAGATCTTAACAAGGCATGTCCAAAAGATTGCTATCCCTTGCCAAGGATTGATCAGCTAGTTGACAACACTGCAG AACGCGGGGCTACATACCAAAAGCTCATGGACAAGATATTCTCAGCTCAAGTGGGAAGGAATGTGGAGGTTTACGTGGATGACATCTTGTTGAAATCCAAAAGTGCGAGGGACCTCATAGCTGACCTCCGCGAGACCTTTGCCACTCTTAGATCTTATGGATTGAAGCTGAACCCACAAAAATGCACATTCGGGGTCAGGAGCGGAAAATTCCTGGGATACATGGTGACAGAAAGAGGAATTGAAGCCAATCCCGAGAAAGTAAAGGCCATTCAATCTATGTCACCTCCTGGGAATCTCCAGGAGGTCCAGAAGCTCACCGGAAGAATCGCGGCCTTATCACGATTCATTTCAAGAGCAGTGCACCGAAGTCTGCCTTTCTTCTGTGTTCTCAGAAAAGCTAAGAGGTTTGAGTGGGATGAAGAATGCATGAAGGCATTCGACGACTTGAAGACATATCTGGCCGAGCTCCCCATATTAGCCAAGCCAGCTCCAGGAGAGCAGCTATATGTTTATCTCTCAGCCATTGAAGCAGCTGTAAGCTCAGTCTTGATCAAGCAGAAAGGCACCGAACAGAGTCCCGTATATTACATCTCTCACGCACTCAGAGGAGCGGAGCTCAGATATACCGTGGTAGAAAAACTTGCTCTAGATTTGGTCACAACAGCTCGAAGATTGAGGCCATACTTCCTCTCTCACCCCATTATGATCTTCACTAATAGCCCTCTCGGGAAAATAATGACGCATGCTGATATCTCAAGAAGATTGGTGAAATGGACCACTGAACTGGGAGAATATGACATTCAATATGGACCTCGGACCGCAATCAAAGCGCAGACCTTGGCCGATTTCCTGGCTGAGACTTTGCATGTCGAGATGGAAGACCTTTGGAAGGTCTATGTGGATGGCTCATCCACTAATGAAGGCATCGGAGTGGGAGTATTATTGATATCACCAAAGGGGGATGAATTAAAATTGGTTGTGCGGCTAGACTTCAGGGCATCTAATAATGAGGCGGAGTATGAAGCTGTCTTAGCGGGTCTAAGGGCGGCCCGGCAGGTCATGGGCCGCTCGAGTTCACGTCTTTTCTGA
- the LOC142521806 gene encoding uncharacterized protein LOC142521806 yields MNGSYDIKNERLMEYVKAVEATKEIFTELVFKQIPREENEGADALAKMASSLNSWKSRDVVVQVELLPSLDAPSPEPEDQDWRAELLGYIKNGVLPRDPKKAYRMKRRSLRFILVNGVLYKRSLSQPLLKCLGPKQSNYVLRETHEGSCGNHLGAYFLARKALLAGYFLPTMLKDAVAIFTSCNSCQRHAKLQHQPVALMKSIVAACPFDQWGIDIVGPFPIAPAQKKFLLVAIDYFSKRVEAEALANITENEVLKFL; encoded by the coding sequence ATGAATGGATCTTATGATATCAAGAATGAAAGATTGATGGAATACGTAAAGGCCGTGGAGGCGACCAAAGAGATCTTTACAGAACTTGTGTTTAAGCAGATCCCTAGAGAGGAGAATGAAGGAGCCGACGCCCTCGCAAAAATGGCAAGCTCACTTAACAGTTGGAAATCAAGGGATGTGGTAGTCCAAGTAGAGTTACTTCCTTCTCTGGATGCCCCATCTCCCGAGCCTGAAGATCAGGATTGGCGCGCCGAGTTACTTGGATACATAAAAAATGGGGTGCTCCCTAGAGATCCAAAAAAGGCATACAGGATGAAAAGAAGGAGCCTTCGATTTATACTTGTCAATGGAGTTCTCTATAAGAGGTCACTCTCTCAACCTCTTCTCAAATGCTTAGGTCCCAAACAATCTAACTACGTGCTAAGGGAGACTCACGAAGGCAGTTGCGGAAATCACTTGGGAGCTTACTTCTTGGCGCGGAAGGCACTTCTGGCCGGATATTTCTTGCCAACTATGTTGAAAGACGCCGTAGCTATCTTCACCTCATGCAACAGTTGCCAACGCCATGCTAAGCTCCAGCATCAACCAGTTGCACTAATGAAGAGCATTGTGGCGGCCTGCCCGTTTGACCAGTGGGGAATCGATATTGTAGGACCTTTTCCCATAGCGCCAGCTCAGAAGAAGTTCTTGCTTGTCGCCATTGATTATTTTTCAAAGAGGGTAGAGGCTGAGGCGTTGGCTAATATCACTGAGAATGAGGTCCTCAAGTTTCTCTGA
- the LOC142521807 gene encoding uncharacterized protein LOC142521807 has translation MKIQQHFTSVAYPQCKGQVEVTNRSLVQSIKTRLGKAKGKWVEELSSVLWSYRTTPKIGTGETPFSLIYGNEAVLPAEIGEETSRVIFYDEQNDERRAADLDFVEERREAAAIRMEAYKRRIAQSYNKKVIQRSFQVGDQVWKKIQDVEVGKLDPRWEGPFKVMEKLSSGAYYLEDLARKKLKRPWNAYHLRKYYAYILLEALVSFIMLVTFVAKTLDFNVKIRFNNKIMHFR, from the coding sequence ATGAAAATTCAGCAGCACTTCACCTCCGTGGCTTACCCTCAGTGCAAAGGCCAAGTGGAGGTCACCAACAGGTCTTTAGTGCAAAGCATTAAAACCCGACTGGGGAAGGCAAAAGGTAAATGGGTGGAAGAGCTCTCCAGTGTGCTTTGGTCATACCGGACTACTCCAAAGATTGGCACGGGGGAGACACCTTTCAGCCTGATTTATGGGAATGAGGCGGTGCTTCCAGCAGAGATTGGCGAAGAAACCTCCCGAGTGATATTCTACGATGAGCAAAACGATGAGAGGCGAGCAGCAGACCTAGATTTTGTGGAAGAAAGGAGGGAAGCCGCGGCCATAAGGATGGAAGCTTACAAGAGACGCATAGCCCAGTCCTACAATAAGAAGGTCATTCAGAGGAGCTTCCAGGTTGGAGACCAGGTATGGAAGAAGATTCAAGACGTGGAGGTGGGAAAGCTGGATCCAAGGTGGGAAGGACCATTCAAAGTAATGGAGAAGCTCAGCTCAGGCGCCTATTACTTAGAGGATTTGGCAAGGAAGAAATTGAAAAGGCCATGGAATGCTTATCACTTACGCAAATATTACGCTTATATATTGTTAGAAGCTTTAGTTTCATTTATTATGTTAGTTACTTTTGTTGCAAAGACATTGGATTTTAATGTTAAGATcagatttaataataaaattatgcaTTTTCGTTGA
- the LOC142522697 gene encoding gamma-glutamylcyclotransferase 2-3 isoform X2, giving the protein MAMWVFGYGSLIWKAGFRYDDRLVGFIKDYRRVFYQGSTDHRGTPEFPGRTVTLEPAKGEVCWGVAYKIIHKEDQETALEHLEVREKQYDKKAYVNFYIESSVSTPAVSSVMVYIASADKKLNKNYLGPASVEEIAVQILKAEGPSGPNRDYLFKLENALIQIGCEDNHVNDLSNEVRRMLFLQGDFSD; this is encoded by the exons ATGGCGATGTGGGTATTTGGATACGGCTCTCTGATATGGAAAGCAGGTTTTCGCTACGATGATCGGCTTGTGGGTTTCATTAAAGACTATCGCCGTGTCTTCTACCAAG GCAGCACCGATCATAGGGGGACTCCGGAGTTTCCAGGTAGAACAGTGACATTGGAGCCTGCTAAGGGGGAAGTTTGT TGGGGTGTTGCCTACAAGATAATACACAAGGAAGATCAAGAGACAGCTTTGGAG CATCTTGAAGTGAGGGAGAAACAATATGACAAGAAGGCTTATGTCAATTTTTACATC GAGTCCTCTGTTTCAACACCCGCTGTTTCCAGCGTCATGGT ATATATAGCATCTGCAGATAAGAAACTCAACAAGAACTACTTGGGACCTGCCTCAGTTGAAGAAATTGCAGT GCAAATTCTCAAAGCAGAAGGCCCTTCGGGTCCGAATCGAGACTACCTCTTCAAATTGGAGAATGCACTTATCCAAATAG GATGTGAGGACAACCATGTGAATGATCTATCTAATGAAGTGAGGCGCATGCTCTTCTTACAAGGGGACTTCAGTGACTGA
- the LOC142522697 gene encoding gamma-glutamylcyclotransferase 2-3 isoform X1, with amino-acid sequence MAMWVFGYGSLIWKAGFRYDDRLVGFIKDYRRVFYQGSTDHRGTPEFPGRTVTLEPAKGEVCVSSYSLSPWGVAYKIIHKEDQETALEHLEVREKQYDKKAYVNFYIESSVSTPAVSSVMVYIASADKKLNKNYLGPASVEEIAVQILKAEGPSGPNRDYLFKLENALIQIGCEDNHVNDLSNEVRRMLFLQGDFSD; translated from the exons ATGGCGATGTGGGTATTTGGATACGGCTCTCTGATATGGAAAGCAGGTTTTCGCTACGATGATCGGCTTGTGGGTTTCATTAAAGACTATCGCCGTGTCTTCTACCAAG GCAGCACCGATCATAGGGGGACTCCGGAGTTTCCAGGTAGAACAGTGACATTGGAGCCTGCTAAGGGGGAAGTTTGTGTAAGTTCTTATTCTTTATCACCT TGGGGTGTTGCCTACAAGATAATACACAAGGAAGATCAAGAGACAGCTTTGGAG CATCTTGAAGTGAGGGAGAAACAATATGACAAGAAGGCTTATGTCAATTTTTACATC GAGTCCTCTGTTTCAACACCCGCTGTTTCCAGCGTCATGGT ATATATAGCATCTGCAGATAAGAAACTCAACAAGAACTACTTGGGACCTGCCTCAGTTGAAGAAATTGCAGT GCAAATTCTCAAAGCAGAAGGCCCTTCGGGTCCGAATCGAGACTACCTCTTCAAATTGGAGAATGCACTTATCCAAATAG GATGTGAGGACAACCATGTGAATGATCTATCTAATGAAGTGAGGCGCATGCTCTTCTTACAAGGGGACTTCAGTGACTGA